Within Halobacterium jilantaiense, the genomic segment TCCTTCCAGAGTCTCGCCGTCGCCAACAGCGCGGAGCTGTCGAACACCGCCGACGTCGGCGAGAGCACGGCCGTCGACGTCATTCAGGCCGCCCGGGACGCCGCCGACGTCGGCGGCTTCGAGACGGGCGCAACCGTCCTCGAACGCCGCGAGAAGATCGGGAAGCTCACGTGGAACATCCCGGAAATCGACGACCTGCTCGGCGGCGGCGTCGAGACCCAGTCCATCACCGAGGTGTACGGCGAGTTCGGTGCCGGGAAGTCCCAGGTCACGCACCAGCTCGCGGTGAACGTCCAGCTCCCCAGCGAGCACGGCGGCCTCCACGGCCGCGCCGTCTTCATCGACTCCGAGGACACCTTCCGCCCCGAGCGGATCGACGACATGGTCCGCGGGCTCCCCGAGGAGAAGCTCGAAGCCTCGATGGAAGCCCACGGCGTCGAGGGCTCCATCGACGACGAGGAGGCGCTCACCGAACTGGTGCAGTCGTTCCTCGACAAGATTCACGTCGCGAAGGGGTTCAACTCCAACCACCAGATGCTGCTCGCCGAGAAGGCCAAGGAGATCGCCGGCGAACACGAGGACGACGACTGGCCGGTCCGACTGCTCGCCGTCGACTCGCTGACCGCGCACTTCCGCGCCGAGTACGTCGGCCGAGGCGAGCTCGCCGACCGCCAGCAGAAGCTCAACAAGCACCTCCACGACCTCGAGAAGGTCGGGAACCTCTACAACGCCGCCGTCCTCGTCACGAACCAGGTGCAGTCCAACCCCGACTCCTTCTTCGGGGACCCGACGAAGCCCATCGGCGGCAACATCCTCGGGCACAAGTCCACGTTCCGGATGTACCTCCGGAAGTCCAAGAACGACAAGCGCATCGTCAAGCTCGTGGACGCCCCGAACCTCGCCGACGGCGAAGCCGTGATGCGCGTTCAGGACGGCGGCCTCCGTCCCGAATAGTACCGTCTGCTCTGCGACGCGGCGTCACCGCGCTCTGCACACACGGCCCGCCAGCGCCGTTCGTGTAGTTAGCGGGCCTGTCGACCCTGCTCGGCTCGGCAGCGGGCCGGGAAAATGTAGGTGCTAGCGCGGTTCTGTGTGCAGACGAGTCTGTGACTGGAACAGTCGCGGGACGCACAGAAGACCGGGCCAACACGCCACGGAGCGCGAGTTAGGCGACTCCGAGTGCGAAGAACCCGGCGAGCGAGGCGGCCGCAACGACGAGTACCCCGACGAAGAGCAGGGCGTCGTCACGGGCAGTCGCGCGTCGGCCGAGCCGCCGCCGACCGACCGGTGCGAGTGCGACTGCTGCCGCGAGCAGTCCGAGACCGCCAACCGCGGGGAGGATCGCGGTGGGAACGCCCGCGGTGGCGTGCAAGGCGGCGATACCGAGCAGGCCAGCGGCGAGGACCAGATTGAGCGCGCTTCCCGTGTACCGTGCGACGGGTGCAACTGCCATGGTACTCTGTGGACGCGCGGTTGACAAATTCGTTGTGGCGGTCTCTCGTCGCTTCGCGAATCTCCATCCCCGGACTCGCATCTGTACTGAACGGGTGGTTCATCGCGGCACTTCGATGAAGAGAGTGTCTGTCGGCTACAGACGAAACGGAGTGGCCGCGAGCGTCAGTCGTCGTCCTCGGTCGTCGTCTGGTCGACGTCCTTCTCGCCCTCGTAGATTTCCGCGCCGTCCTGGACGACCTTCTCGGCGAGGACTGCGCACTTGATGCGCATCGGCGTCACCTCGACGCCGAGCATGTCGAGGACGTCGTCGCGGTCGAGGTCCTCGACCTCGTCGAGCGTCATCCCGGGGAGTTCCTGAGAGAGCATGCTCGCCGACGCCTGGCTGATGGCGCAGCCCTCGCCGCGGAACGCCACGCGCTCGATGGTCTCCTCGTCGTCCCGGAGTTCGACGTCGAACTCCAGTTCGTCGCCACACGAGGGGTTATAGCCCTCGTGGCTGAACGTCGGCTCCGGCAGTTCGCCGCTGTTCCGGGGGTTCCGGTAGTGGTCGAGAATCTGCTGCCGGTACATGTCCGAGCCCATGCTCATGTTGCCCGTTCGTAGGGCAGAACGTCGTAAAAGCGTTCCGCGAATGTCAGTAGCTACGTCGAGAACAGCTGGCGGGCCTCGTCGACGGCGTCGACGAGCGCGTCGACCTCCTCGCGGGTGTTGTAGAGGTAGAACGAGGCGCGGGCGGAGGCGGGCACGCCGAGGGTGTCGTGGAGCGGCTGCGTGCAGTGGTCGCCGGCGCGGATGGCGACGCCGTAGTCGTTCAGGATGGAGGAGAGGTCGTGGGCGTGGACGCCGTCGACGTTGAACGAGACGGCCGCGCCGCGGTCGTCGCCCGGCGGCCCGTAGACATCGACGTCGTCGTGGGCGGTGAGTTCGTCGTAGGCGTACTCCGTGAGCGCCTCCTCGTGGGCCTGAATGTTCTCCATGCCGACGTCTTCAAGGTAGTCGACGGCTTCGGCGAGCGCAATGCCCTGCGCGATGACCGGCGTCCCGGCCTCGAACTTCCACGGCGGGTCGTTCCACGTGGCGTCCTCGTAGGAGACGCGCTCGATCATCTCGCCGCCGTAGAGGAACGGCTCCAAGTCCGCCAGGAGGTGGCGTTTGCCGTAGAGGCAGCCGATGCCGGTCGGCCCGAGCATCTTGTGGCCGGAGAACGCGTAGAAGTCCGCGTCGATGTCCTGCACGTCGACCGGTCGGGTCGGTGCCGCCTGCGCGCCGTCCACGAAAATGTAGGCGTCGTGGTCGTGAGCGATGTCCGCGAGGTCGCCGACGGGGTTGACAGTGCCCAGCGTGTTCGAGACGTGGACGACGTTCACCATCTCGGTGTCGTCCGTAATCATCTCCTCGGCGGCGTCCATGTCGAGGTAGCCGTCGTCCGTGATGGGGATGTACTTCACTTCGGCACCGGTCTTCTCGGCGACCTGCTGCCACGTGACGAGGCTGGCGTGGTGCTCCATCTGCGTGAGCACCACTTCGTCGCCCGGACCGAGTTCGTTCAGCCCCCACGCGAACGCCACGAGGTTCTCGGCTTCGGTGGTGTTCTTCGTGAACACCATCTCCTCGCGGTCCTCGCCGCCGACGAACTCGGCGAGCTTGTCGTGGGCGTTCTCGTACGCGACAGAGGCCTCCTGGCTGAGTTCGTGGAGGCCGCGGTGGACGTTCGAGTTGTACCGCCGGTAGTAGTCCGCGATGGCGTCGACGACCTGATCGGGGGTCTGCGACGTCGCGGCGTTGTCGAGGTAGACGAGGTCCCGGCCGTCCGCGACCTCCCGCTCCAGAATCGGGAAGTCCGCCCGAATCGCGTCGACATCGAGTGACGCCTGCTCGCTTGCTTCCATTGGCCCGAGTTAGGGAGCGTGGCCACTATTGTCCTTCGGTGCGGTCAGAACTGCCGGGAGCAGTGGCGGCGTCGGTGAAGTTGCCCAGGCCGGCGGTCGACTACGGCTCCGAGGCGGCACCGACCGCGTCCGCGACCGCCTGGAGGTCGGCCTTCCGGAAGGTGGAGCCGTCTGCCGACTCCAGCGACTCCTCGATGCCGGCTTCGACCCGGGCGAGTCGGCGCATCCGCGACGTCGACGCTCCCCCCGCCTCGTCGACCCCGAGTGCCACACAGACCGCCTGCAGCTCTTCTTTCGTGAACGACGCTTCGACCTCGCGCTCGAAGCGACCAGTCGCCGCTCGAATCGCGTTCCGGAGTTCGTGGACAGTGGGACTCATGGCGTGTTACAGCCGCATGAACTGCGCGTGCAGTGTCTCGCCGAGGTCGAGGACGTTCCCCTCGTCGACGAACCCCGCTTCCACGGCGAGGTCGACGACCTCCTCGCCGACGAGGTTCGCGACTTTCGCCGACGCCAGCGACTCCCGGACCGCCTCCGGGGACGCCTCCTCGCCGCCGTAGAACTCCTCGTTGACGGTGAACTCCACGTCGCCGTTGTCGTAGGTCTCCCCGAGCACGTCGGGGTCACAGACGGCCACGAGGAGCCCGCGTTCGGTCTCGCGCTCGCTGAGTATCATCACTCGTCGACGAGTTCGCGCTCCTGCTCGGTCCGCAGTTCGTCGGCCTGCTCGGCGACCTCCGCGGCCTCCTCGTCGCGGCCGAGGGCTTCGAGCGCGCGAGTCTTCTCCTCGTAGACGTCGGCCTGCTGGAAGCCCAGGCGGATGGCGTTGTCGAGGGCGTCGAGGGCCTGCTCGGGGCGCTCGCGCTCGTTCTCGATGAAGCCGAGGTTGTACCACGCCTGCGGGAGCCGTTTATCCACGCGGACGGCCTCCTCGGCGTGCTCGTAGGCCTGCTCGTCCTCGCCGAGCTCCCAGAGCGCGTACGCCAGATTCGTGTGCGCGGCGGCCTCGTGGTCGCCGTCCTCGGCGACGAACAGCGCCTCGCGGTGCGCGCCGACGGCGGCGTCCCACTCCTCCATCTCGCCGTGCGCGATGCCCTTGTTCACCCACGCCTCCTGTTCGAGGTTCTCGTCGTCGGCGTACCGGGCGGCGCGCTCGAAGGTGTCGGCGGCCTGCTCGTTGCGGTTGATGCCCATGTAGCTCAGGCCGACGTCGACGAGTTCGTCGGCGTCGACCTCCTCGTTGTCCACGGAACGCTCGTCGAGCGTGTCCGCGACCACGCGGCTGTCGACGGGGTCGACCTGGTCGGGGTCGACGTCGAGTTCGGGCGGGTCGAGGTCGAACCCCTCGTAGGGGTCGTCGAAGCCCTGCCCCGACGAGAACTCGTGGTCGGGGTCCGTGACGTCGAGGTCCTCGTCGAGGCCGTCCTCCGCGGGGGCCTCGCTGTCGGCGTCCTCGGTGTCCTCAGTCATACGCCAGGGTTGGCGAGCCGCGGGGTTAAGGCCTCCGCAGTCGGAACGACCGGTATGCGCCTGTTCGTCAGCGTCGACCTCCCCGACGACCTCGCCGACGGCATCGCCGCCGTCCAGGACCGGTTCGCAGACGCCGACGGGCTCCGGTACACCGACCCCGGGCAGGCCCACGTCACGCTGAAATTCCTCGGTGACGTCCCCGAATCCCGTGCCGGCGACCTCGGCGACGCCCTCGAAACCGCGGTCGCGGACGCCGGCGTCGCGCCCTTCGACGCGAGCTTCGAGGGGCTGGGCGTCTTCCCGAGCCTCGACTACATCTCGGTCGTGTGGCTCGGCGTCGGCGACGGGAGCGAGAGGCTAACCGCGCTCCACGAGGCCGTCGAAGCCGAGTTCGTGAGCCAGGGGTTCGAGCCGGAGGACCACGATTTCACGCCGCACGTCACGCTCGCTCGGATGGAGCACGCCGGCGGCAAACAGCTGGTCCAGAACGTCGTCTCCGACTCGCATCCCGAAGTCGGCACCGCCCGCGTCGACTCGGTCCGACTCACGGAGAGCACGCGCACTGACGACGGCCCCGAGTACGAGACGGTGCGGACAGTCCGGCTGTGAGCGCGCGACGCAGGTCGACAGCGTCGACAGAAGAACAACGTTTTAACGACGGCGCTGGTACTCGCGTCCACTATGGGTAAGAAGTCGAAGTCTCAGAAGAAGCGGCTGGCCAAGCTGGAGCGCCAGAACAGCCGCGTCCCCG encodes:
- the radA gene encoding DNA repair and recombination protein RadA translates to MPEADLEELPGVGPATAEKLRENGFDSFQSLAVANSAELSNTADVGESTAVDVIQAARDAADVGGFETGATVLERREKIGKLTWNIPEIDDLLGGGVETQSITEVYGEFGAGKSQVTHQLAVNVQLPSEHGGLHGRAVFIDSEDTFRPERIDDMVRGLPEEKLEASMEAHGVEGSIDDEEALTELVQSFLDKIHVAKGFNSNHQMLLAEKAKEIAGEHEDDDWPVRLLAVDSLTAHFRAEYVGRGELADRQQKLNKHLHDLEKVGNLYNAAVLVTNQVQSNPDSFFGDPTKPIGGNILGHKSTFRMYLRKSKNDKRIVKLVDAPNLADGEAVMRVQDGGLRPE
- a CDS encoding iron-sulfur cluster assembly scaffold protein, with amino-acid sequence MSMGSDMYRQQILDHYRNPRNSGELPEPTFSHEGYNPSCGDELEFDVELRDDEETIERVAFRGEGCAISQASASMLSQELPGMTLDEVEDLDRDDVLDMLGVEVTPMRIKCAVLAEKVVQDGAEIYEGEKDVDQTTTEDDD
- a CDS encoding aminotransferase class V-fold PLP-dependent enzyme: MEASEQASLDVDAIRADFPILEREVADGRDLVYLDNAATSQTPDQVVDAIADYYRRYNSNVHRGLHELSQEASVAYENAHDKLAEFVGGEDREEMVFTKNTTEAENLVAFAWGLNELGPGDEVVLTQMEHHASLVTWQQVAEKTGAEVKYIPITDDGYLDMDAAEEMITDDTEMVNVVHVSNTLGTVNPVGDLADIAHDHDAYIFVDGAQAAPTRPVDVQDIDADFYAFSGHKMLGPTGIGCLYGKRHLLADLEPFLYGGEMIERVSYEDATWNDPPWKFEAGTPVIAQGIALAEAVDYLEDVGMENIQAHEEALTEYAYDELTAHDDVDVYGPPGDDRGAAVSFNVDGVHAHDLSSILNDYGVAIRAGDHCTQPLHDTLGVPASARASFYLYNTREEVDALVDAVDEARQLFST
- a CDS encoding DUF424 domain-containing protein → MILSERETERGLLVAVCDPDVLGETYDNGDVEFTVNEEFYGGEEASPEAVRESLASAKVANLVGEEVVDLAVEAGFVDEGNVLDLGETLHAQFMRL
- a CDS encoding tetratricopeptide repeat protein, producing the protein MTEDTEDADSEAPAEDGLDEDLDVTDPDHEFSSGQGFDDPYEGFDLDPPELDVDPDQVDPVDSRVVADTLDERSVDNEEVDADELVDVGLSYMGINRNEQAADTFERAARYADDENLEQEAWVNKGIAHGEMEEWDAAVGAHREALFVAEDGDHEAAAHTNLAYALWELGEDEQAYEHAEEAVRVDKRLPQAWYNLGFIENERERPEQALDALDNAIRLGFQQADVYEEKTRALEALGRDEEAAEVAEQADELRTEQERELVDE
- the thpR gene encoding RNA 2',3'-cyclic phosphodiesterase, translating into MRLFVSVDLPDDLADGIAAVQDRFADADGLRYTDPGQAHVTLKFLGDVPESRAGDLGDALETAVADAGVAPFDASFEGLGVFPSLDYISVVWLGVGDGSERLTALHEAVEAEFVSQGFEPEDHDFTPHVTLARMEHAGGKQLVQNVVSDSHPEVGTARVDSVRLTESTRTDDGPEYETVRTVRL